A stretch of Lathyrus oleraceus cultivar Zhongwan6 chromosome 6, CAAS_Psat_ZW6_1.0, whole genome shotgun sequence DNA encodes these proteins:
- the LOC127097069 gene encoding transcription factor RSL2, which produces MELIGSFPDGEWDFFSKMFASEDHEHYSQQFLDQNSLLLDDGLNNESQSTFCSVETGEKECMFYSFDHANISNSHYISQSQENSYGSNCSANDDTNYYFSHPNQVLANNMNSSISMDEKLFASFVTPFNEIVMEENAKLNEDAFGSGDHILEKNDYINTQIMEEHVDFPNKHDMEMHLKRKLGAIEVEVPLEEKINNNSEKPKKKPRVSKDGMKNARSKKKLIGSNEEENEEINNSSSSNISEDENGSQENSGGTTLNSNGKTRASRGSATDPQSLYARKRRERINERLRILQNLVPNGTKVDISTMLEEAVNYVKFLQVQIKLLSSDDMWMYAPLAYNGLDIGLNLNLNSSLPL; this is translated from the exons ATGGAACTTATAGGATCTTTCCCTGATGGAGAATGGGATTTCTTTAGCAAAATGTTTGCTAGTGAGGATCATGAACACtactctcaacaatttcttgatcAAAACTCTCTTCTTCTTGATGATGGATTGAACAATGAATCACAATCCACATTTTGCTCCGTCGAAACCGGTGAAAAAGAGTGtatgttttattcttttgatCATGCTAATATCTCAAACTCACATTATATTTCTCAATCTCAAGAGAATAGTTATGGTAGCAATTGTAGTGCTAATGATGATACAAATTACTATTTTAGTCATCCTAATCAAGTGCTAGCAAATAATATGAATAGTTCCATTTCCATGGATGAGAAACTTTTTGCTTCTTTTGTCACACCCTTTAATGAGATTGTAATGGAAGAGAATGCGAAATTGAATGAAGATGCTTTTGGAAGTGGTGATCATATTTTGGAGAAAAATGATTACATTAATACTCAAATAATGGAAGAACATGTTGATTTTCCAAACAAGCACGACATGGAAATGCATCTCAAAAGGAAACTCGGCGCCATAGAAGTTGAAGTTCCTCTTGAAGAAAAAATCAACAACAATTCCGAGAAACCCAAGAAAAAACCCCGCGTCTCAAAAGAT GGCATGAAAAATGCAAGGTCTAAGAAGAAGCTTATTGGTAGCAATGAAGAGGAGAATGAAGAGATTAATAATAGCTCTAGTAGTAACATTTCTGAGGATGAAAATGGTTCTCAAGAAAATAGTGGAGGAACTACTCTCAACTCAAATGGGAAAACAAGAGCTAGTAGAGGATCAGCAACAGATCCACAAAGTCTCTATGCAAGG AAAAGAAGAGAGAGGATAAATGAGAGACTAAGAATTCTACAGAATCTTGTACCAAATGGAACAAAG GTTGATATAAGTACAATGCTTGAAGAAGCAGTTAATTATGTGAAATTTTTGCAAGTTCAAATCAAG CTTTTGAGTTCTGATGATATGTGGATGTATGCACCACTTGCTTATAATGGACTTGACATTGGACTCAATCTCAATCTCAACAGTTCTTTGCCACTTTGA